GGCCTGGGTCCGCGCCTGTTCGGCGGCGGCGATGGGGAGAGCGGGGCCGCGCTGCAGGCGGAGCGGGTGGCGCGCTTCCGCGGGCTGGCCGCCAGCCGCGACACGCTGCGCACCCTGTCGCAGAGCGCGGCGGCGGCGGAACGGATCGCGGCGGGGAGGTACCTGGGCGGCAACACGCCGCAGGTGGCCGCGGCGCGCCTCTCCTCCGTGGTCCAGGCGATCGCCGAGGATGCCGAGGTGGAGGTGGTGCGCGAATCCATCCTCCCCCCCGCCCCCGCCGGTCCGGCGACCGCCACCTCGCTCCAGATCGTGGCGCGCGGCGACGCGACGGGGCTGATGGAGCTGCTCAAGGGTGTGGAGCAGAGCCCCGTCCTGCTGCGCGTCGATGACCTGACGGTGGGCGGCGATCCGCGGGAGGGCGCGGGCACGCCGTCCCTCACCATCAGCCTGCGCGTGACGGGTTACCTGCTCCGTCCCGCCGAAGAGGAGGCATCATGACCACGAACGACCGCATCTGGGCCGGCGCCACGGCGCTCCTCCTGGCCGGGGCCATGTGGAGGGCGACGGGAGCCGGCGAGTCACCGCGGGTGATCTGGCCCGAGCTGCCGCGCGCATCCGCCGCCACCCCCCGCCCCCCCGCGCGCGACCCGGAGGCGGTGGTGCGCGGGGCACTGGACCGCAACGTCTTCAGCGCGTCGCGCACGGCCCCGCGGAGCCGCTACCGCGTGGGGATGCAGCTCACCCCCGCCGTAACGCCGACCACGCTGACCATGCCGGCGCCCGCGCCTGCGCCGCCCCCTCCGCCGCCGCCCCCGCCGACCTACCGCGTCGCCGGGACGATGGTCTCCGCCACGGGCGGGATGGCGCTGATCGACGCGGACCCGTCGTCCCCCGGCCCGGAGGTGTACCGGGTAGGCGACGCGGTGGGCGGATACCGGCTGGAGCGGGTGGCGTACGACCACGTGGTGATGGTGGGCGCCATGGGCGAGCTGCGCATGGACGTCGCGCGCCCTGGCGAGGGGCGGCGGGCGGCGGCCGCGGCTGCGTCGCTGCCCTCGGGCACCCCACTTCCCAACGCCGCGCCCACCCCCGAAGTGCCCATGAACCAGCGCGCCAAGAGCGCGGCCAACACCCCGCCCGGCGCCATTCCGCCCGGGTGGTAGCCCCATGTCATCGTCCCGAGCGAGAGTACACCGGGTGAGAAGCCAAACCGTGCACCGTGCGCTGGCCGCCGCGCTGGCCTGCCTCCTCCTCGCCGCGCCGCCCGCGAGCGCGCAGGTGAGGATCAACTACCAGGACGCGGAGCTGACGACGGTTATCAGCGCGCTCGCCGAGATGGCGGGGCTCAACGTCGTCTTCGTGGGCGTCGATCCCGCCACGCGCGTCACCATCAAGATGGGCCGCCCCATCGCGCCGGACGAGATCCCGGGGCTGATCCGCACCATCCTGGAGAGCGCGGGGTTCGCCACGGTGGACCGGGGCGGCATCCTGCAGGTGGTGCCCGCCGGGCAGGCGCCCACGCTGGGGGAGACGCAGGTCTTCGTGCACCCGCTGCGCCACGCATCCGCCACCGAGCTGGCGCTGACGCTGGCCGCCATCTACGGAAGCACCGACGCCGCCAACGCCGCCGCCGGCGACACGCGCGGGCGGCGGTCGCTGAGCGAACAGCTTCGCAGCGAGCGCAACGGCAGCGCCATCGCCACCTTCCCCGGCAGCACCAACACGGTGACGGGCTCCCCGCTCGGCGGCGCGGGACGGGACCGGCCCACGCTGTCGAACCCCAACGCGGGCCAGGCGCCGGTGGTGGGTGGGCTGATGGTGGGCGAGGCGGCCGTGGTCCCCTACACCGCCACCAACTCGCTCATCATCCGCACCACGCCGCGCAACTACGAGCTGCTGCGGCAGACCATCGACCGGCTGGACACGCGCCCGCTGCAGGTGGTGATCGAGGTCTTCGTGGCCGAGGTGACGCTGGACAAGGAGACGCAGTTCGGGGTGGACTGGGTGGCGCGGCTCGGAAACAGCGCGGGCGGGCAGGCGGTGCGCTCGGTGGAGCGCTTCCGCACCCTTGCGGACACGACCCCGGGTGGCGCGGTGGTCACGCTGGGCTTCACCGAGGGCGACTTCGACGTGCGCGCCACGCTGCGCGCCATCGCCGCGGACGCGCGCGTGAACGTGCTGGCCACGCCCAGCGTCCTCGCGCGCAACAACGAGGAAGCGCGCATCCTGGTGGGCAGCCAGGTCCCCTTCACCCAGATCGCGCGCTCGGGGCTCTCGGGTGAGGTGCTCGACCGCGTCGTCCAGTTCCGCGACGTGGGGACGGAGCTCGCCATCGTCCCAACCATCAACCAGGACGGCTACGTCACGCTCAGCGTGCTGCAGCAAGTCTCCACCCTCACCAATCAGACGCTCTTCGGCGCGCCCATCATCACCGTGCGCGAGGCGCAGACCTCGGCCGTGGTGCGCGACCGGCAGACGGTGGTCATCGGCGGGCTGATCGGCTCGGAGGAGTCGCGGTTCCGGCGCGGCATCCCGATCCTCAAGGACATCCCGCTCCTCGGCTACCTCTTCCGCGACACGGAGACGCGCGGCAGGAAAACGGAGCTGGTCATCTTCCTCACGCCCTACCTGGTAGAGTCGGACGCGGACCTGGAGCGGCTGCGCGAGCGCTCCATCGAGCGCACCAACAGCCGCCAGCAGATCCGCAGGGAGCTGGACCGCAACCGGCTGGACAGCGTTCGCGTGGTGCCGTCCGCGCCCGTGCCCGTTCCGCCCGCGCCGCAGGGGACGCCGCCCGCCGCGCCCGTGCCGCCGGTGACGCCGCAGGCGCAGCCCGCGCGCACCCCGCAGCCCTGAGGAGCGCGTGCTCGACGACGTCCGCCCGCTGACCGACCGCCTCTCCGCGCGCTACCTGGAGGAGCACCGCCTCGTCCCCATCCGCCTGGACGGGGACGCGGTGGTGGTCGCCGCATCGGAGCCCCCCGCGCCCGACGTGCTGGGGGAGCTCGCGGCCGTCTTCGAGCGCCCCGTACGCATCGTGGAGGCGCCGCGCGCGGAGATCGAACGCGCCATCGACCGCGCGTACGGGGCGGCGGCATCGACCGTCAACGACGTCATGGCCGACCTGCGCGAGGACGGCCTGGAGCTGGTGACGGAGGGCACCGAGAGCGCGGACGACCTGGAGGGGCTCGCCAACCAGGCGCCCGTCATCCGCCTGGTGAACCTGATCCTCTTCGACGCCCTGCAGCGCCGCGCCAGCGACGTGCACCTGGACGCCATGCCCGACGCCCTGCGCGTCCGCTATCGGGTGGACGGCGTGCTGCGCGAGGTCTCCGCATCGCCCAAGCGCTACCAGGCCGCGGTCGTCAGCCGCATCAAGGTGATGGCCAGCATGGACATCGCCGAGCGCCGGCTGCCGCAGGACGGGCGCATAAGGCTGCGCATGGCGGAGCGCGAGGTGGACCTGCGCGTCTCCACCATCCCGACGGTCAACGGCGAGTCGGTGGTGCTGCGCATCCTGGACCGCTCCGGCGCGCGCACGGCGCTGGAAGACCTGCAGATGGACCCGGACGACCTGCGCCGATTCGTGCGCCTGATCGAGCGCCCGAACGGCATCCTGCTGGTGACGGGCCCCACCGGATCGGGAAAGACGACCACGCTCTACACCGCCCTCTCGCGGCTCAACGACGAGACGCGAAAGATCCTCACCGTCGAAGACCCGGTCGAGTACCAGATCCGCGGCGTGTCGCAGGTGGAGGTGCATCCACGCATCGGCCTGAGCTTCGCCGCCACGCTTCGCTCGATGCTGCGCCAGGACCCGGACGTCATCATGGTCGGCGAGATCCGCGACCGCGAGACGGCGGAGATCGCGGTGCAGGCCGCGCTCACCGGCCACCTCGTCCTCTCCACGCTGCACACCAACGACGCGCCCTCCGCCGTCACTCGCTTGCTGGACATGGGCGTGGAAGACTACCTGGTGGCGGCGACCGTCGAGGGCATCGTGGCGCAGCGCCTCGTCCGCCGCGTCTGCCCGCACTGCTCCGAGCCGCGCCCCGCCGCCGCCGACATGGCCACCCGGCTCGGCGTCGCGCCCGGCACGCTCTTCCGCGAGGGCCGCGGCTGCGATGCGTGCGACGGCACCGGCTACCGCGGGCGCACGGGCATCTACGAGATCCTCAACCTCACCGACCGACTCCGCTCGATGATCGTGGCGAGGGCTCCGCTCGAGGATCTCCGCGCCGCCGCCCGCGCCGAGGGGATGCGCTCCCTGCGCGCCGCCGGCCTCGCCCGCGCGCTCGCCGGCGAGACCACG
This region of Longimicrobium sp. genomic DNA includes:
- the gspM gene encoding type II secretion system protein GspM; the encoded protein is MTPREKRVVIGGAVAAVLILLIGLGPRLFGGGDGESGAALQAERVARFRGLAASRDTLRTLSQSAAAAERIAAGRYLGGNTPQVAAARLSSVVQAIAEDAEVEVVRESILPPAPAGPATATSLQIVARGDATGLMELLKGVEQSPVLLRVDDLTVGGDPREGAGTPSLTISLRVTGYLLRPAEEEAS
- a CDS encoding secretin N-terminal domain-containing protein — translated: MRSQTVHRALAAALACLLLAAPPASAQVRINYQDAELTTVISALAEMAGLNVVFVGVDPATRVTIKMGRPIAPDEIPGLIRTILESAGFATVDRGGILQVVPAGQAPTLGETQVFVHPLRHASATELALTLAAIYGSTDAANAAAGDTRGRRSLSEQLRSERNGSAIATFPGSTNTVTGSPLGGAGRDRPTLSNPNAGQAPVVGGLMVGEAAVVPYTATNSLIIRTTPRNYELLRQTIDRLDTRPLQVVIEVFVAEVTLDKETQFGVDWVARLGNSAGGQAVRSVERFRTLADTTPGGAVVTLGFTEGDFDVRATLRAIAADARVNVLATPSVLARNNEEARILVGSQVPFTQIARSGLSGEVLDRVVQFRDVGTELAIVPTINQDGYVTLSVLQQVSTLTNQTLFGAPIITVREAQTSAVVRDRQTVVIGGLIGSEESRFRRGIPILKDIPLLGYLFRDTETRGRKTELVIFLTPYLVESDADLERLRERSIERTNSRQQIRRELDRNRLDSVRVVPSAPVPVPPAPQGTPPAAPVPPVTPQAQPARTPQP
- the gspE gene encoding type II secretion system ATPase GspE; translated protein: MLDDVRPLTDRLSARYLEEHRLVPIRLDGDAVVVAASEPPAPDVLGELAAVFERPVRIVEAPRAEIERAIDRAYGAAASTVNDVMADLREDGLELVTEGTESADDLEGLANQAPVIRLVNLILFDALQRRASDVHLDAMPDALRVRYRVDGVLREVSASPKRYQAAVVSRIKVMASMDIAERRLPQDGRIRLRMAEREVDLRVSTIPTVNGESVVLRILDRSGARTALEDLQMDPDDLRRFVRLIERPNGILLVTGPTGSGKTTTLYTALSRLNDETRKILTVEDPVEYQIRGVSQVEVHPRIGLSFAATLRSMLRQDPDVIMVGEIRDRETAEIAVQAALTGHLVLSTLHTNDAPSAVTRLLDMGVEDYLVAATVEGIVAQRLVRRVCPHCSEPRPAAADMATRLGVAPGTLFREGRGCDACDGTGYRGRTGIYEILNLTDRLRSMIVARAPLEDLRAAARAEGMRSLRAAGLARALAGETTLEEVLRVTAEAEE